One window from the genome of Gimesia aquarii encodes:
- a CDS encoding response regulator transcription factor — translation MLTSTDLIRVVLVDDHLMLVDSLVSRFQNDSGIEVVGSAANADEGLALVLETQPDVVILDVELPGRGSFDIAEEISTRLKNTKMIFLTGYLSDIFIDLALRVNAVGYLLKGEPIESLIHAIKKAARGEYCFSQPVQERLIFDHKKNCYSIQSESMLTSLTSRQIEVLRHLARGKSVKEVARSMHLSEKSIDSHKYRIMHKLGIHDRVELARYSIREGLTLP, via the coding sequence ATGCTTACTTCGACTGACCTAATACGTGTTGTTTTGGTAGATGACCATTTAATGCTTGTAGATTCGTTGGTTTCACGCTTTCAGAACGACTCAGGAATTGAAGTCGTAGGATCGGCAGCGAATGCTGATGAGGGACTAGCTCTGGTTCTGGAAACTCAGCCAGATGTTGTCATCTTGGATGTTGAGTTACCAGGTCGTGGCTCTTTTGATATTGCCGAAGAAATTTCGACAAGATTAAAAAACACAAAAATGATTTTCCTCACAGGCTATCTTTCTGATATTTTCATTGACTTGGCTTTAAGGGTCAACGCGGTAGGCTATCTATTAAAAGGTGAACCAATTGAGTCTTTGATTCATGCAATCAAGAAAGCTGCTCGCGGCGAATATTGCTTTTCGCAGCCCGTACAGGAACGGCTGATCTTTGATCACAAAAAGAATTGCTACTCAATTCAATCAGAGAGCATGCTTACATCTCTGACATCCCGTCAAATCGAAGTACTCAGACATTTGGCGCGAGGGAAGAGTGTCAAAGAAGTCGCTCGCTCCATGCATCTCTCTGAGAAATCCATTGATAGTCACAAATATCGTATCATGCATAAACTGGGAATACATGATCGAGTTGAATTGGCCCGGTATTCGATTCGAGAAGGTTTGACACTACCGTAA
- a CDS encoding chemotaxis protein CheX, with protein sequence MTSTATGKSELTAEFVNPIISSTVSVFEMMLECTPKRTGLSLKADHIPQHELSAVIGISGKAAGTLVLSLSKSVGIGVLDRLVGISTDEINDEVCDAVCELANMIAGSAKAQLEHLEASISIPNIITGIGHTVHYPSNVIPICIAFDSEIGTFTIEAGFSDK encoded by the coding sequence ATGACATCAACTGCTACAGGTAAATCGGAACTGACAGCTGAGTTTGTGAACCCGATCATCAGCTCAACAGTATCTGTTTTTGAAATGATGCTGGAATGCACACCAAAGCGGACAGGATTGAGTTTAAAAGCAGATCACATCCCTCAACACGAGCTAAGCGCAGTGATTGGAATTTCGGGAAAAGCAGCCGGAACTCTCGTTCTGAGTTTATCTAAAAGTGTTGGCATTGGAGTATTAGATCGACTCGTTGGAATTTCAACAGACGAAATTAACGATGAGGTCTGCGATGCAGTTTGCGAATTAGCGAACATGATTGCAGGGTCAGCAAAAGCTCAACTTGAGCATCTGGAAGCATCAATCAGTATCCCCAATATTATCACCGGAATTGGACACACGGTACATTACCCTTCTAATGTAATCCCCATTTGTATTGCATTCGATTCCGAGATTGGAACATTCACTATTGAAGCAGGGTTTTCAGATAAATAA
- a CDS encoding response regulator, protein MKVLLVDDSGTMRTIQKRCLLKLNIEDVTEAEDGVQALECFEASTFDIVLSDWNMPNMDGLQLLKEIRQRNKDIPVIMITTEAERARVVTAIQAGVSDYLVKPFTPDSLKSKLERWVTSNA, encoded by the coding sequence ATGAAAGTTTTACTTGTTGATGACTCTGGAACAATGAGAACGATTCAAAAGCGTTGCTTGTTGAAATTGAACATTGAAGATGTGACAGAAGCAGAAGATGGAGTTCAAGCATTAGAATGCTTTGAAGCTTCCACATTCGATATCGTACTCAGCGACTGGAACATGCCAAATATGGATGGACTTCAACTTCTGAAAGAAATCCGCCAGCGTAATAAAGACATTCCTGTGATCATGATTACAACCGAAGCAGAACGTGCACGCGTTGTCACCGCGATTCAGGCTGGTGTCTCTGACTATCTTGTCAAACCGTTTACACCAGACAGTTTGAAAAGCAAGTTGGAACGTTGGGTTACATCAAACGCATAA
- a CDS encoding sensor domain-containing diguanylate cyclase, producing the protein MISPEKIWSSDQLPTLPAVAVKLLELSKDSDTDIKDVIETIKADPAITAKILKASNSSFFSLRSECKGIERAVPLLGTMVVTSLALSFSLSESAITEGPLKPRFDSYWKQSIIQSAAAELLAAKLGNELQHDSFLIGLLQDIGHLAMLRSIPDELVNVLEQAEEQQRDTAELETEILGINHAEVGVKMMERWQMSEQFKTAIQHHHDTFEELQELKSHPEFNAIITIATSAAIGDYFCSPNSGLALQRLQDLTTEFFEMPHNDLHGFLESVQARFEEAAQVFQVNMDDIGSPYEIMATANEQLVRLTMKAQVDSTQASARQAVIEEQKVQLETENKQLQSKAVHDPLTKVYNRSFFNEAFEKEIYNCARTATPIGIVFADIDHFKQLNDTYGHQFGDLVLQRVAKIANESTRRSDVFCRYGGEEFVVMVSSPTETGIQELAERLRALIENEVIEFEGKRVPVTASLGAVVGIPSRNTAGLEERLIAEADEAMYESKANGRNQVHIRSIIRKADRELQQLVKRSRFSRWLVTKKIFDIPTISKALLKCPKQGPLVKLGELAIAEKLLTAEEVAQILETQKENGQRFGEITIQQKLLTQEQVAYLLALQIEPPIALGKTLITLELLESTHTAELVKQYLAETKDSSAPLEERRQEPVKS; encoded by the coding sequence ATGATTTCTCCTGAAAAAATTTGGTCTTCAGATCAATTACCGACACTACCTGCGGTCGCTGTAAAATTATTGGAACTTTCGAAAGATTCTGATACCGATATCAAAGATGTGATTGAGACAATCAAAGCGGATCCTGCAATCACTGCAAAAATTTTGAAAGCCAGTAATTCTTCATTTTTTAGCTTAAGATCTGAGTGCAAAGGTATTGAGCGCGCAGTTCCTCTCTTGGGAACAATGGTCGTCACCTCGCTCGCATTGAGCTTTTCTCTCTCTGAATCCGCGATCACTGAAGGTCCGCTCAAACCGCGGTTCGATTCCTACTGGAAGCAGTCTATTATCCAATCGGCGGCAGCAGAATTATTAGCTGCGAAACTGGGAAATGAATTGCAACATGATAGTTTCCTGATCGGTTTGCTCCAGGACATCGGCCATCTCGCCATGTTGAGATCCATTCCTGATGAGCTTGTAAATGTATTGGAACAGGCCGAAGAACAACAAAGAGACACCGCAGAACTTGAAACAGAGATCCTGGGCATCAATCATGCTGAAGTCGGCGTAAAAATGATGGAACGTTGGCAGATGTCAGAACAGTTCAAAACTGCCATTCAACATCACCATGATACTTTTGAAGAACTGCAGGAGCTCAAATCGCATCCTGAATTTAATGCGATCATTACCATCGCCACCTCAGCTGCCATCGGCGACTATTTCTGTTCTCCCAACAGTGGACTCGCCTTGCAGCGTCTTCAAGATCTTACTACTGAATTCTTTGAGATGCCCCACAATGATCTGCACGGTTTCCTTGAAAGTGTCCAGGCACGTTTTGAAGAAGCCGCTCAAGTGTTCCAGGTCAATATGGACGATATCGGATCACCCTACGAAATTATGGCTACCGCTAACGAACAATTAGTCCGATTGACTATGAAGGCTCAGGTTGATTCTACCCAGGCCTCTGCGCGTCAGGCAGTTATCGAAGAACAAAAAGTACAACTGGAAACAGAAAATAAGCAGTTACAGAGTAAAGCAGTCCATGATCCGCTGACAAAAGTATATAATCGAAGCTTTTTCAATGAAGCTTTCGAAAAGGAAATTTATAATTGTGCACGTACTGCAACTCCAATCGGAATTGTCTTTGCGGACATCGATCATTTTAAACAATTAAATGACACATATGGCCACCAGTTTGGTGACCTGGTATTGCAGCGCGTTGCTAAAATTGCCAATGAGTCAACACGCCGTTCTGATGTCTTTTGCCGTTATGGTGGTGAAGAATTTGTGGTGATGGTCAGTAGTCCTACTGAAACTGGTATTCAGGAATTGGCAGAGAGACTGCGTGCTCTCATCGAAAACGAGGTGATCGAATTTGAAGGAAAACGAGTACCGGTCACTGCCAGTTTGGGTGCCGTTGTCGGAATCCCGAGCCGTAACACAGCAGGCTTGGAAGAACGACTGATCGCCGAAGCAGACGAAGCAATGTACGAATCCAAAGCCAATGGAAGAAACCAGGTACATATCCGTTCTATCATCCGAAAAGCAGATCGGGAACTTCAGCAATTGGTCAAGCGTTCCCGGTTTAGTCGCTGGCTGGTCACTAAGAAAATTTTCGATATTCCCACAATTTCCAAAGCGCTCCTGAAATGCCCTAAACAAGGACCGCTCGTTAAGCTTGGTGAACTTGCTATTGCAGAAAAGTTACTAACGGCTGAAGAAGTAGCCCAAATTCTTGAGACACAAAAAGAAAATGGCCAACGATTTGGTGAAATTACAATTCAGCAAAAATTACTGACTCAAGAGCAGGTTGCTTATCTCCTTGCTTTACAGATCGAACCACCAATCGCTCTGGGGAAAACCTTAATCACACTGGAGCTTCTGGAGAGTACTCATACTGCC